ACCGCCGAGATAGCGCTGCCGCAGGTTTTCAAACAGGCGATTGAAGCCCTTGAAGAACCACCCCAAGGTGGCGTCCAAAAGCCGGCTGAAACGGTCCGTGCGGGCGCCGTGTGGTTGCAGCAGCAGAGCGCACAAGGCCGGGCTGAGGGTCAGCGCGTTGAACGCGGAAATCAGCGTCGAGACCGCGATGGTCAGCGCAAATTGCTGGTAAAACTTGCCCTGGATGCCCGGCAAAAAGGCCGTGGGCACAAAGACCGCGCTCAACACCAGCGCAATCGCCACCACCGCGCCGCTGATTTCATCCATCGCCAGGCGCGTGGCGGTGACGGGGTCCTTGCCTTCAGCGATGTGGCGCTCGACGTTTTCCACCACCACAATGGCGTCGTCCACCACGATGCCAATCGCCAGCACCAGGCCAAACAGCGTCAGGTTGTTGATGCTGAAGCCCAGGGCCGACATCACCGCAAACGTCCCGATTAGGGACACCGGCACGGCAATCAGCGGAATGAGCGAGGCGCGCCACGTTTGCAGGAACAGCACCACCACCAGGGTCACCAGCACCATCGCCTCCAGCAGCGTCTGAAACACCTCGTGAATCGAGGCGCGGATGTATTCCGAGTCATCACGTGGAATCCGGTACTCCAGCCCCTTGGGAAACCGCTTGCTCAGCTCGGCCATGGCTTTGCGCACGGCGTCCGCGGTTTCAATGGTGTTGGAACCAGGCAGTTGAAACACCGCCATGGCCACCATCGGCGTGCCGTCCAGATAGCTGTCCAGGCTGTAATCCCGCGCGCCCAGTTCCACCCGCGCCACGTCTTTTAAGCGCAGCACGCGGCCCTCGGCATCGGTCCGCAGAATGATCTGCTCGAACTCCTGCTCCGAGGCCAGCCGCCCCCGCACCAGCGCCACCAGTTGCATGGGTGTGCCCTTGGGCGCCGGCGACTGGCCAAACACGCCGCCGGCCACCTCGACGTTCTGCTCCCGAATGGCCGCAATGACATCGCCGGCGGTCAAATTGCGCGCGGCCAGTCGGGCTGGGTCGAGCCAGATGCGCATGCTGTACTCGCGCGTGCCAAAGATGAACACGTCCCCCACGCCCGGCAGGCGCGCCAGCACATCCTTGACCTGCAAGTAGGCGTAGTTGCTGAGGAAAATGTCATCAAAGGTGCCGTCGGGCGAAATCAGGGTCACCACCATCGTCATGTTGGGCGAGCGTTTCCGCACGTCCACCCCCAGGCGGCGCACCTCCTCCGGCAGGCGCGGCAAGGCGCTTTGCACGCGGTTCTGCACCTGCACCTGCGCCTTGTCTATGTCCGTCCCCACCTTGAAGGTGACCTGGATGGACATCGAGCCATCCGCCGAGCAGGAGGAGGAAAGATAGAGCATGTTTTCCACGCCGTTGATTTCCTGCTCCAGCGGCGTGGCCACCGTATCCGCCACCGTCTGGGCATTGGCGCCGGGGTATTGCGCGCGCACAAAAATGGTGGGCGGCGTGATTTCCGGAAATGACGCGATGGGCAGCCGCCACAAGGCCAGCAGTCCCACCAGCGTGATGAAAATGGACAGCACCGACGCGAAAATCGGCCGGCGAATGAAGAAATGCGAAAATTTCATGGCAACCTCCAGGCTGACGGCACCGTGATGCCCTTAACCCTTGCCCCCCGCCCCCCTGGCGGCAGGGGCATTGGTGGCCGCCCCCGGCCCCGCCGGCCCCTGTCCCGGCGCGCCCACCTGCACTTTCATGCCGGGCCGCAACATGAGCAGGCCGCTCACCACCACCGAATCCTCCGGGCTTAAGCCGTTCAAGATTACGCGTTGCATCCCCTGCGGCCGCCCGAGCGTGACCGGCCGCGGCTGCACGGTTTGGTCCGGCCCCAGCACATAGACAAACTTGCGGGTCTGCTCGGCGAGAATGGCCGCTTCCGGGATGAGCAACGCCTTCTCCACGCGCTCCACCGGCAGGCGCACTCGCAGGAAGGCTCCCGGCACCAGCGAACGGTCGGCATTCTCAAACACCCCGCGCAAACGCAGCGTCCCCGTGGCCGGTGTCAACTGGTTGTCCAGAAAATCCACCCGCCCACGGTGCAGGAAGTCCGGCTCGCCCTCCAGCCGTCCCTCGCACGGCAGCGACGGCTGGCCGGCTGCATTGCCCAAGGCCAGGCCGGCCTTGCGGTATTGGAAGTAAGCGCGCTCGCTCACGTCAAAATAGGCGTAAATGGGCGATTGCGTCACCAGCGTGACCAGCACCGTCCCCGGCGCCTGGCCGCCGCCCTGGACCAGGTTGCCTGCCGTGACCAGCCGCCGCCCCACGCGCCCCGCAATGGGTGCCGTGACCCGTGTGTAATCCAGATTCAGTTGCGCGGTTTTAATGGCCGCCTCCGCCGCGCCCACAGCCGCTTCTGCTGCGGCCACGGTGGCCTGCGCGGCCTGGAGGGCGGCTTCCGCCTCGCGCACGGCCTTGTTGCGCAAATCAAATTCTTCCTCGGAAATGGCGCGGGCCTGGCGCAGCTTCTCAGCCCGCTGCAAATCATTGCGCGCCAGCTCCAGGCGGGTAAACACCTGCACGTGTTGCGCTCTGGCCTGTTCCACCCCGGCCTGGGCGCGCAAGCGCTCTGCCTGCGCCCGCGCCAGCTCCGCCGCAAAAGGCCGCGGGTCAATGACCATCAGCAGGTCCCCCGCCTTCACCTCCGCTCCGTCCTGGAAATGGATGGATTCAATGTAGCCGGAGACACGGGCGCGCACTTCCACCGCCTCCACCGCCTCCAGGCGCGCCGGGTACTCGTCATAGTTCGTCACCGCCGTAATCACCGGCCGGGCCACGCTCACCACCGGCGCCATGCCCTGCGCCGCCCCACCCGCCGGTTTGGGCCGGCAGGCGGTGACCAGCCCCAGCGCCGCCGCCAGCGCCACCACGCCCAGCCCCACCGGCCCGGCCATTCGCGTTGAACGGTTCATATACCAATCGGTAGTTTTCGTTTGCATAAATCCCATTTCCTTTCTTGTCGTGGTTAAAAAATCTGACTCCACCCCGGCACTGCTAACGCGCCCCGCCGGCGGGGGGTTGGCCGCCGGTGTCTCTCACCGGGGGCGATTGCAGGGCCGCCGCAAAAAAAGCCACCAGCCGCGGCAGAGCCTGGTCCGTCCGCCGCAAATCAAACTGCCCCCCGCTTTCCTCCAGCACCCGCTGGGGATGCGCCAGCAGGTATCCCAGCGCGCCCCACAGCCCAATGACCCGCCAGCCCAATTCCTCCCGGCTCAGGTGGGGGCAGGCCCGCGCCAGCCGGCGCAGGAATTCCTCCTTCACATCGTGGTGCAACTGCCGCAGCATGGCCTGGGTGCGGGAGCTGGGATCGGAAACAATCCGCCCAATCAGCCGCATGACCACCGGCGATTGCCCGCCGCGCGCCGCCATGCGCAAGGGCGGCAGCAGCATGGCCTCCAATACCTCCTCCACAGCCAGCGGGCGGTCGCCGGCGCGCGCCTCCTTCTCCTGCAACAGCGCGTAGTGCTCCTCCCGCAGCGGGCCGAAACGGCGGCGGAAGACCGCCTCCAGCAGTCCTTCCTTGCTGCGGAAATAATAATAAACAGTGGGCAGGTTGACCTTCGCGCGGGCCACGATGTCCCGCAGGGAGGCGCCCTCATAACCCAGCTCGGCAAAAGCGGCCTCGGCCGCATCGAGGATGCGGTTTTGCGGGTCCCGACGGAGGTTTTTGCGTTCCGGCATACCTAACGTTTGTTTATAACGTACGTTAAATATATAATCCCGGACGCCGCCCCGCGCAAGCGCTTTTTTTTATTTTTTAAGATTGCGCCCCCCGCCCTCGCAGGGCATGTAATGCGGCGCACGGCGCGCGCCCCCCTGAGCGGCCCGCGCCGTCTTGTGTCATGAAACTGTGTTTGCTGGGACTCTCGGAAATTAAACCGGGCAAAATCAACATTAAAGACCCGCGTTTGGATGAGGCCGACCGGCTGGTCGAGGCCAAGAAGAAAACCTATGCCCAGGTGGAGGCGGTGGGCGAGGAAGGGTTACCCACCGCGGAAGCGGTGCTGACCACCACGGAAGGGCGGGCAGAACTCATCCTGCGCGACCTGGAGCTGGTGGAAACCCGCCTTTCCCGCGGGCCGGCCGAGGCCGAGGCCAAAGTGCTGGAAAAACTTAAAGGCTTGCTGGAGGCCGAAACCCTGCTCAGCCAGGCCGGGCTGGCGCCGGAGGAATGGCAGGCCGTGCACGCCCACCAATTTCTGACCACCAAACCCATTGTGGTGGCCTCCGAGGCCGAACGCAGCGACCCGGATGCCCTGGTGGTCCGCGCTGTGCGCGAGGGCGGGTATATCAGTTTCCTGACGGTGGGCGGCAAGGAAAACCGCGCCTGGCTGATTCGCCAGGGGACCACCGCCTGGGAGGCGGCCGGCGTCATTCACAGTGACATTCAAAAAGGCTTTATCCGCGCCGAAATCATCAGCTACGCCGATTTCCTGGCGGCTGGCGGTGAAACCGAGGCCAAGCGCGCGGGCAAATTGCGGCTCGAAACCAAAACCTACGTGATGCAGGACTACGACCTGGTCAATTTCCGGTTCAACAAATAATCCGAAAACCCAAATCATGCCCCCTGCCACCGCAACTTTTCCGGCGCGGGCGTGTATTTAACTCTGTGGCAGTCACATGGAATGACGTTTCCACCCGTCACTGAAGTGCTGGCGGCGGCGCTGCAAGTCACGCCGTCCCAGGTCGAGACCTGGCGGTCCATCTGGCGCAAAGCCGGAGAGGACGGCAACGCCGAGCCTTTGCTGGACTTTTTGTGCCGGGAGCGCGGGATTTCCGAGGAGGCTTTTTTGCAGCAACTGGCGCGCGTGCTCGGCCTTCCCTTCCTCGATTTGCCCAAGGTGGATGTGCCCACCGAGGCCCGCAACAAAATCTCCACCAAGGTGGCCTTTCAATACTTTGCGCTGCCCACCGCCTTCGAGAATGGCGTGCTGCAGGTTTGTGTCTGCAACCCCTTCGACGCCGCCATGCTCAGCGCCGTTCAGTACGACGCCGGCCTGCCCATCACCCTGGCCCTGGCCCCGCGCGCGGAGGTGGAAAAGGCCCTCAAAAAATACTACGGTGTGGGCGCCGCCACCCTGGACGAGGTCAGCGACCAGGAGGAGGAAATTCCGGATTTTGGCCCGTTGTCGGACAAGGAAATCACCGGCGACGACCAGGAGGCCAGCGTCATCAAATTTGTCAACCAGGTCATCTGGGAGGCTTACAAGGACCGCGCGACGGACATTCATTTCGAGCCGGCCGAGGACGAGCTGCGCATCCGTTACCGCATTGACGGCATCCTGCACCAGACGCCCATGCCGCCGCAGTTGAAGAAATTCCAGGCGTCCATCATCTCCCGTATCAAGGTGATGTCCGGCATGAACATCGCCGAGAAACGCCTGCCGCAGGACGGCCGCATCAACGTCCGCATCAAGGGCGAGGAGCTGGACATCCGCGTTTCCACCGTGCCCACCGTCTATGGGGAGAGCGTTTCGCTGCGCCTGCTCACCCGCGGCAAGGTGTTTCTGGGCCTGGACAAGCTCGGTTTCTCCCCGGAGCAGGAGGCGCGCATCCGCGAAATTATCGTCAAACCGCACGGCATCATGCTCGTCACCGGGCCCACCGGCTCGGGCAAGTCCACCTCGCTTTACGCCTTCCTCAGCAGCATCAACTCGGTGACCAAGCGCATCATCACCATCGAGGAGCCGGTGGAGTACGAGCTGAAGGGCATCAACCAGATTGCCGTGCGTTCGGACATCGGCCTGACCTTTGCCGTGGGGCTTCGCCACATCCTCCGCCAGGACCCCAACGTCATCATGGTGGGCGAAATCCGCGACCTGGAAACCGCGGAAATCGCCATTCGCGCCGCGCTGACCGGCCACCTGGTGTTCAGCACGCTGCACACCAATGACGCCCCCAGCGCCTTCACGCGCCTCATTGACATGGGCATCGAGCCGTTCCTGGTGGCCTCCTCCGTCGAGGCCGTCCTGGCCCAGCGCCTGGTGCGGACCATCTGCCCCCATTGCAAAGTGGAGCAAAAAGTCGAGCGTGATTACCTCCGCAAAATCGGCTTTCCAGAGGAGCACATTGAGACGGCCGTCTTTTTCCGCGGCGCCGGTTGCGAGGAATGCCGCCAACTGGGCTACCAGGGGCGCACCGGCATTTACGAACTGTTGCTGGTTTCGGAGCCCATCCGGCCGCTGATTATGAATCGCGCCCCGGCCACCGCCATTGCCGCCCAGGCCATTGCCGAGGGCATGCACACCCTGCGCCAGGACGGCTGGAACAAGGTCATGGCTGGCATCACGACCATTGAGGAAGTGCTGCGTGTCACCCAAACGGAAGAACACCGCAGCTTGATGGAAGAATCCCGCGCTGAACTGCTTGCCCGCACTTGAGCCATGGCCATCCCGCCCAGCAACGTTTATCAGCCCGCCGGTCGCCGGCTGCTGTGGCATTTTGCCGGGGCTGGCAGCAGCACGGCCGAACTCAAGGCCGCCCGGGAGCTGCCTCTGACGGGCAGCGAACCGCCGCCCAAACATTGGGTGGCCAAGGGCTGGAGCGCGTTTCTCAACCGTCGCCTCAACCTCGCCTGGCTGCCGCCGGGGACGGCGTTCATCCGCGCCGTCACCCTGCCGGTGATGCCGCGCGAGGAGCTGGTGGCCGCCATTGAATTCCAACTCGAAAAACTTTCCCCCCTGCCGCCCACGCACATCGTCTGGAGCGTGGAAGCCCTCCCGCAGGTGGTCAATGGCCAGCAAACGGTTCTGGTTCTCATCGCCGCGCGCCAGCAAGTCGAGCAGGTGCTCGGCCAGCTTGAGGCGCAAGGGTACCTGGCCGACCGTCTGGAAGTTCCCGCGCTGGATTTGCTTATGAGCGTGCCGGCCCAAGCCGAGGGGCTTTGGCTCTACCCCCCGCAGGAAGGGGCGGAAGCCTGCTGGCTGGCGGCCTGGTGGAGCGGCGGTCTGCTGCGGCACGTGGGGATGATTCACTTGCCGGAAGGCGAAAACCGCGGCCGGGTTTTGCAGGACCAGCTCCGGCTCATGGCCTGGGCGGGCGAGGTGGAGGGCTGGCTGGCGGGACCGGCGGCGTGGCATTTGGTGGCCGACAGTGTCTCGGCGGCCCTCTGGGAGCCGCTGGTGCGCGAAATTGCCGGCGGCCCGGTCACCCTCATCACCCCCCCGCCGGTGAGCCGGCTGGCGGGGCAAACCGTCAAGCGCGCTGCGGCCGCTCTGGCCGCCAAACTGCCCGGCCTGTTGCCCGCCGAAACCGCGCAGCAATACCGCGCCCGGTTTGTGGACGGCCTGTGGATGAGCAGCCTGACCACCGTGTTTGCCGTCTATCTGGTGGCGGTGCTGGCTTACTTTGGTTACCTTGAGTTTCTGGAGTATCGCCTCACGCGCGCTGAGGCCCAGGTGGCCGCCATCAGCGGCACTTACACCAACGCCCAGCAAATCAAGTTCCAGGTCCAAATCCTTCAGGAACAGCAAAACCTGAAATACGCCGCCCTGGAGGTCTGGGACGCGGTGGCGCGCACGCTGCCGCAGGAGCTGACCCTGCAGTCGCTGAACTTCTCGCGCGAGCGCACGCTCACCCTGTTTGGCACGGTCACCGAGGGCAACAACCAGGCCGTGTTTGATTTCAACAACGCCTTGAAACAGGTCGAATTCAATGGCCGCCCGCTCTTTGTCAAAGTGGCCGCGCCCTTCCTCGACACCCGGCAGGGGCGCTGGAATTTCACCTGCGAACTCAACCGCCTGGAATGAACCGCCTCTTTGACCAACTGAATCTGCGTCCGCAGGAGCGCCGGCTGGTGATGCTGGCGATGGTGGTGTTGTTTGGGGTCATCAACCTCTGGCTGGTGTTTCCGCGCCTGGACGACTGGCGCGAGCTGCGCCAGAAACTCATCACCGCCACCGAGACCTACGAGCGCCGCGCCGCTGAAGCCGCCAAACTCCCCGAATACAAAGCCAAGCTGGAGCAGCTCCAGAGCGAGGGCCAGTTCATTCCGCCCGAGGACCAGAGCGCCTCCCTCATGGAAATCATCAGCCGCGAAGCCGCCGTGGCCAACATCAGCCTCAGCAAAATCGCCCCCGGTGGCGGCGGGCCGATTCCCAACAACCCCTTCTTTGAAGAACAGCGGGTGACCCTCAACGGGGTGGCGGCCGAAGGGGACCTGGTCAATTTCCTGCGGAATCTGGGCAATCACCCCGCCCTGCTGCGGGTGCGGGACATGACGTTGAAACCGGACGCCAGCGGCACCAAGCTGGCCGTGGACCTGACCATCGCCGGCAACTACCCCAAGAAAGCCGGCCCGCGGCCCAAGCCGGGCTTCCGCACGCCCACTTCCCTGCCTAAAAGTTAACCGCCCATGCGCACAAGCTTATGAAAACCTGTTTCCCCTGCGCCGGCTGGCTGGCGCGCCGGCTGTGGCCTCTGGCGTTGCTGCTGAGTGCCGCCCTGCCGCTGCTCCACGCCGCCGACCCTGCGCCCGTGCCCGTGCCACCCGCGTTGCCCGTGCCACCAGCCCTGCCGCAACCGCCTGTGCCCAAGCCGCCCACCACGGCCACCAACCCGGCGGTGACCACCTCCACGCCAGGCGGCACCAACGCCGCAACTGTGACGGCCCCGCCTCGCCTGCCGTCCTCCTTGAACACGGCGGCCTTCACCAACCTGCCCATGGAAATGCGCATCAAAGCCCTGCGCACTGCCGGCTTGACCAATGAAGCCGAGCGCCTGGCCGCCACTTTGACCAACGCCCCCAGCGCCACCGGCACCAATGCCGCCCCCGGCGAGGAAATTCTGCCCGTCAACACCATCCGCCTCCAGGCCGCGGAATTAAGCGCGGTGCTGGATGTTTACGCCCTGCTGGTCCAACGCACCATCCTGCGCCCCTCTTCCCTCCCCGATACCAAAATCACCCTGCGCAACACCACGCCCCTCACCGTCTCTGAAGCCGTCCGCGCCATTGAGGCGGTGTTGAGCATGAATCAAATCACTCTCATTCCCGTGGGGGATAAGTTTGTGAAAGTGGTGCCGCAAACCGTGGCTTTTCAGGAGGCCAAACGCCCCAGCAGCCTGGATGAAGTGCACGAGATGGAAGATTTGGGGCCGTTTGTCACCGTGGTGCGGCAAATGACCAATGCCAAACCCAGCGAGGTGGTGCAGGCCATTCAACCGTTTGCCAAAATGCAGGGCGGCATCGTCCCCATAGACAGCAGCGGCATTCTGGTCCTGCGCGATTACGCCGACAACGTCAAGCGCATGATGGAGCTGCTGGACAAAATTGATGTCACCGTCCCCTTGGAAGTCGAGCCGGTGGTCATCCCCATCAAATACGCCTTGGCGGGCGACATCGCCCAGGTTCTGGGCCAGCTCACCTCCGGCACCGTGGCCAGCACCGGCACCGGCGCCGGCAGCACCCGCGGACTAAGCCGGCCCACCACCACCACCGGGCGCACCTCGCCCTTTGGCACCACGCCCGGTCAGCCTGGCTACAACCCCATGAACCCCGGCGGCACCACCGGCATCACTCCCACCACCAGCCCCGGCTCCGCCCAAAGCGCCTTCCAGGACCGCCTCCGCAGCATCGTGGCCCGCGCCGCGGGCACCGGTGATTTTCAAATCCTCGGCCAGGCCAAAATCATTGCCGACGAGCGCATCAACGCGCTGCTGGTGTTTGCTGACAAGCGCGACCGCGACATGATTACCAACATCATCAGCAAGCTGGACGTGGTGCTGGCCCAAGTGCTCATCGAGGCGCTCATTGTCGAAGTCGGCCTCAATGACAACGAGGAATACGGCATCAGCTATCTGCAACGCGCGGTTTCCAAAGGCAAGTTCACCGGCGCCGGCGCCATCAACAACGCCCAGGGCAATCCCTTCCTGGACCCCAACTCCATCGGCGGCGTGGGCACCAATCTCGCTGGCGGCTTCACGTATTTTGCCCGCATCGGGGACTTGGACATCGCCGCCAAGGCCGCCGCCAGCGACGGCCGCATCAGCGTCCTTTCCCGCCCGCGCATCCAAACTTCCCACGCCGTGGAGGCCAGCCTCTTTGTCGGTGAAACCCGGCCCTACCCCACCGGCAGCGCCTACGGCGGTTACTACGGCGCCTACAGCACCATCCAGCAATTGCAAATCGGCATCGAGCTGTCGGTGCTTCCGCTCATCAACCCGGACGGCCTGGTGGTCATGGAAATCCGCCAGCGCATCCAAAATGTGGGCGAGCCGGTCCGCATCGAAAACGTGGGCGAAGTCCCCACCACCATTGACCGCACCGCCAATGCCAAGGTGGCCGTGCGCGACGGCGACACCATCATCCTGGGCGGCTTCATCAGCGCCGACCACTCCCGCAGCAAATCCGGCGTCCCCTTCCTCAAGGACATCCCCGGCCTGGGCGCGCTTTTCCGCTCCTCCTCCACCAAGCGCAACCGCAAGGAGCTGATTGTTTTCATCCGCCCCACCGTGCTCGAAAACCCGGAGGCCGCCGCCAAGCTGGCCGCCACCGAGCGCGCCAAAATCTCACCGGTCAACGCCGTGGAAAAACAGTTCGAGCGCGACGAAAAGGAGCGCACCCGCCAGTTGCTGGATGAAATGCAGCGCGACGAGCGCAAAAAGAAAACCGGCCGCTCCACCGGCGAACCTGCCGCCAACAGCCTGCAATCCTTCCCGCCCATGTAAGTCCGCGGCGCCGGCCTGAGGGGAGTTTTGACCCGCGGAGCGGCCCCCGGCGGTGACACTTCGCCTTGCGGGGGGTACCTTCGTCCGGGGGCGTGCCTGCGCGGGCGCGCCGCACTTGCTTTCGCGCTTGCCGTCGGGGCTTATGATTTGTTAACTTGCAAAAGTTACTATGGCTGCCATAGGCCGATTCCAGAAGGGCGATGAGATTTTCTTCGCCAAAGTGGTGGATGGCGAGTTGTTCCGCCTCCGCGGAGATGTTTTTGGCTCGCCGTCCTTTGATAAAAAGCCTCTGCCGCAAAAGGGCGTGCGAACGCTCGTGCCCGTGGTGCCCTCCAAGGTCATCGCGGTGGGATTGAACTATGCCGACCATGCCCGGGAATCCGGCAAGCCACTGCCCAAGGAGCCGCTCTTCTGGTTCAAGGCGCCCACCTCGCTGCTGCCCGACGGCGGCAAAATTGAAATCCCCTTTCCGCATCATCGCACGGATTACGAGGCCGAGCTGGCCATCATCATCGGCCGCCGCGTGCGCAATGTCACGCCCGCCGCCGCCGCGCGCTACATCTTTGGGTACACCGCCGCGCAGGACATCAGCGATCGCACCATCCAAAACTCTGAAAGCCAGTGGTGCCGCTGCAAATCCTTTGACACCTTCACGCCGCTGGGGCCGTTCATTGAGACCAAAATTGACCCGCATGACTTGAACATTCAGCTCTTCCAGAACGGCCAGTTGCGCCAAAACTCCAACACCAGCCAGCTTATTTTCAACTGCTTCCACCTGGTCAGCTTCATCTCCACCAACATGACGCTGCTGCCCGGCGATGTCATCCTGACCGGCACCCCGGCCGGGGTTGGCCCCATTGCCTCGGGCGATCGCCTCGAAGTGCGCATCCAGGGGCTGGCGCCGCTGGTCAACTCCGTCAAATGAGCGGCGGCGACGCGGCCCACACTTCCCCCCCGGCCGCTGCTGGCGGGCGCGGCGGCCGCTCCGGCGCGCCGGAGGGTTTCCGAAACTAATTTTTTATGCGTTGGACTCAAACCTTCATCCCCACTCTGAAAGAAAGCCCGGCGGAAGCCGAGATTCCCTCACACAAACTGCTGTTGCGCGCCGGCTTGGCCCGTAAACTGGCGGGCGGCCTCTACACCTTCCTGCCCCTGGGCCTGCGCGCCCTGCGCAAGGTCGAGCAGATTGTGCGCGAAGAAATGGACCGCGCCGGCGCCCTGGAAGTGCTCATGCCCGCCCTGCAACCGCCGGACATCTGGAAACAGAGCGGCCGCTACGAAACCGCCCGCGAAGTGTTGTACAAGGTCAAGGACCGCGCTGAAAAGGAGTGGCTCCTCGGCCCCACGCACGAGGAGGTCATCACCACCCTGGCCGCCGCGGAAATTCAATCCCACCGCCAGTTGCCCAAAAACTTCTACCAGATTCAGGTCAAGTTCCGCGATGAAATCCGCCCGCGCTTCGGCCTGATGCGCGCGCGCGAATTCATCATGAAAGACGCTTACAGCTTCGATGTCAGCGACGAGGCGGCGCAGCTCAGCTACCAGAAGATGTATCAGGCCTACGCCCGCATCTTCGCCCGGTGCGGCCTGCAGTCCTATCCCGTGGAGGCCGATACCGGCGTCATCGGCGGCAAGTTCTCCCATGAATTCATGGTGCCGGCCGAAACCGGCGAAAACGAAGTGGTCTATTGCGAAACCGGCGCCTACGCCGCCAACATCGAAAAAGCCACCAGCCGCGGGCCGTTGACCCCCACCCCCAGCGCCTCCACGGGCGCTGCGCCGGAGAAATTCGCGACCCCCGGGGTCACCACCATCGAAGCCCTGACCCAGCCGCCCTACCACGTGGCTGCTGAGCGGCAAATCAAAACCTTGGTTTATCTGGTGTCCAGCCAGATTGTCCTGGTGCTGCTGCGCGGGGATGACCAGCTCAATGAAGCCAAGTTCACCGGCATCGTCGGCACCAATGAATTCCGGCCCGCCACGCCGGAGGAGGTCTTCGCCGCCCTGGGGGCGCACCCCGGCAGCCTCGGCGGGGTGGGCGTGACCAGGTTCCCCATCTACGCCGACCTCGCGCTCCGCGGCGCCCGCGGCATGACCACCGGCGCCAATGAAGATGGTTATCACCTGCGCC
This is a stretch of genomic DNA from Fontisphaera persica. It encodes these proteins:
- a CDS encoding fumarylacetoacetate hydrolase family protein, translated to MAAIGRFQKGDEIFFAKVVDGELFRLRGDVFGSPSFDKKPLPQKGVRTLVPVVPSKVIAVGLNYADHARESGKPLPKEPLFWFKAPTSLLPDGGKIEIPFPHHRTDYEAELAIIIGRRVRNVTPAAAARYIFGYTAAQDISDRTIQNSESQWCRCKSFDTFTPLGPFIETKIDPHDLNIQLFQNGQLRQNSNTSQLIFNCFHLVSFISTNMTLLPGDVILTGTPAGVGPIASGDRLEVRIQGLAPLVNSVK
- a CDS encoding efflux RND transporter periplasmic adaptor subunit; this translates as MNRSTRMAGPVGLGVVALAAALGLVTACRPKPAGGAAQGMAPVVSVARPVITAVTNYDEYPARLEAVEAVEVRARVSGYIESIHFQDGAEVKAGDLLMVIDPRPFAAELARAQAERLRAQAGVEQARAQHVQVFTRLELARNDLQRAEKLRQARAISEEEFDLRNKAVREAEAALQAAQATVAAAEAAVGAAEAAIKTAQLNLDYTRVTAPIAGRVGRRLVTAGNLVQGGGQAPGTVLVTLVTQSPIYAYFDVSERAYFQYRKAGLALGNAAGQPSLPCEGRLEGEPDFLHRGRVDFLDNQLTPATGTLRLRGVFENADRSLVPGAFLRVRLPVERVEKALLIPEAAILAEQTRKFVYVLGPDQTVQPRPVTLGRPQGMQRVILNGLSPEDSVVVSGLLMLRPGMKVQVGAPGQGPAGPGAATNAPAARGAGGKG
- a CDS encoding type 4a pilus biogenesis protein PilO, coding for MNRLFDQLNLRPQERRLVMLAMVVLFGVINLWLVFPRLDDWRELRQKLITATETYERRAAEAAKLPEYKAKLEQLQSEGQFIPPEDQSASLMEIISREAAVANISLSKIAPGGGGPIPNNPFFEEQRVTLNGVAAEGDLVNFLRNLGNHPALLRVRDMTLKPDASGTKLAVDLTIAGNYPKKAGPRPKPGFRTPTSLPKS
- a CDS encoding TetR/AcrR family transcriptional regulator gives rise to the protein MPERKNLRRDPQNRILDAAEAAFAELGYEGASLRDIVARAKVNLPTVYYYFRSKEGLLEAVFRRRFGPLREEHYALLQEKEARAGDRPLAVEEVLEAMLLPPLRMAARGGQSPVVMRLIGRIVSDPSSRTQAMLRQLHHDVKEEFLRRLARACPHLSREELGWRVIGLWGALGYLLAHPQRVLEESGGQFDLRRTDQALPRLVAFFAAALQSPPVRDTGGQPPAGGAR
- a CDS encoding DUF933 domain-containing protein, which codes for MKLCLLGLSEIKPGKINIKDPRLDEADRLVEAKKKTYAQVEAVGEEGLPTAEAVLTTTEGRAELILRDLELVETRLSRGPAEAEAKVLEKLKGLLEAETLLSQAGLAPEEWQAVHAHQFLTTKPIVVASEAERSDPDALVVRAVREGGYISFLTVGGKENRAWLIRQGTTAWEAAGVIHSDIQKGFIRAEIISYADFLAAGGETEAKRAGKLRLETKTYVMQDYDLVNFRFNK
- a CDS encoding GspE/PulE family protein, which produces MTFPPVTEVLAAALQVTPSQVETWRSIWRKAGEDGNAEPLLDFLCRERGISEEAFLQQLARVLGLPFLDLPKVDVPTEARNKISTKVAFQYFALPTAFENGVLQVCVCNPFDAAMLSAVQYDAGLPITLALAPRAEVEKALKKYYGVGAATLDEVSDQEEEIPDFGPLSDKEITGDDQEASVIKFVNQVIWEAYKDRATDIHFEPAEDELRIRYRIDGILHQTPMPPQLKKFQASIISRIKVMSGMNIAEKRLPQDGRINVRIKGEELDIRVSTVPTVYGESVSLRLLTRGKVFLGLDKLGFSPEQEARIREIIVKPHGIMLVTGPTGSGKSTSLYAFLSSINSVTKRIITIEEPVEYELKGINQIAVRSDIGLTFAVGLRHILRQDPNVIMVGEIRDLETAEIAIRAALTGHLVFSTLHTNDAPSAFTRLIDMGIEPFLVASSVEAVLAQRLVRTICPHCKVEQKVERDYLRKIGFPEEHIETAVFFRGAGCEECRQLGYQGRTGIYELLLVSEPIRPLIMNRAPATAIAAQAIAEGMHTLRQDGWNKVMAGITTIEEVLRVTQTEEHRSLMEESRAELLART
- a CDS encoding secretin N-terminal domain-containing protein is translated as MKTCFPCAGWLARRLWPLALLLSAALPLLHAADPAPVPVPPALPVPPALPQPPVPKPPTTATNPAVTTSTPGGTNAATVTAPPRLPSSLNTAAFTNLPMEMRIKALRTAGLTNEAERLAATLTNAPSATGTNAAPGEEILPVNTIRLQAAELSAVLDVYALLVQRTILRPSSLPDTKITLRNTTPLTVSEAVRAIEAVLSMNQITLIPVGDKFVKVVPQTVAFQEAKRPSSLDEVHEMEDLGPFVTVVRQMTNAKPSEVVQAIQPFAKMQGGIVPIDSSGILVLRDYADNVKRMMELLDKIDVTVPLEVEPVVIPIKYALAGDIAQVLGQLTSGTVASTGTGAGSTRGLSRPTTTTGRTSPFGTTPGQPGYNPMNPGGTTGITPTTSPGSAQSAFQDRLRSIVARAAGTGDFQILGQAKIIADERINALLVFADKRDRDMITNIISKLDVVLAQVLIEALIVEVGLNDNEEYGISYLQRAVSKGKFTGAGAINNAQGNPFLDPNSIGGVGTNLAGGFTYFARIGDLDIAAKAAASDGRISVLSRPRIQTSHAVEASLFVGETRPYPTGSAYGGYYGAYSTIQQLQIGIELSVLPLINPDGLVVMEIRQRIQNVGEPVRIENVGEVPTTIDRTANAKVAVRDGDTIILGGFISADHSRSKSGVPFLKDIPGLGALFRSSSTKRNRKELIVFIRPTVLENPEAAAKLAATERAKISPVNAVEKQFERDEKERTRQLLDEMQRDERKKKTGRSTGEPAANSLQSFPPM